The following are encoded together in the Desulfococcus multivorans genome:
- a CDS encoding RCC1-like domain-containing protein, with the protein MKPRAKWVGKRRLAHIGLMGAVTCCTLLVAFSAASGAQPMVAAGGSHTVGLKSDGTVVAVRNNQYGELSLSSLGKRKFLKL; encoded by the coding sequence ATGAAGCCAAGGGCAAAATGGGTTGGAAAACGTCGTTTAGCGCATATCGGGCTGATGGGTGCCGTAACCTGCTGCACTCTACTCGTGGCATTCTCGGCGGCCTCAGGCGCCCAGCCGATGGTGGCCGCTGGCGGGAGCCATACCGTCGGCCTGAAATCCGATGGCACCGTCGTCGCAGTGAGGAATAATCAGTACGGTGAACTATCCTTATCCTCCTTGGGAAAAAGGAAGTTCTTGAAATTATGA
- the istA gene encoding IS21 family transposase — translation MIDYEAFVRIKHCHEQQGLSPAQIAEALDLDDRTVRKWLAEKQYRPRTPAHRRSKLDPFKSYIVRLVETHPYTAVQVFQKIREEGFDGGYTIVKEYVQKIRPRRTPPFLKLSFAPGECAQVDWGSYGSVPVGSTSRRLSFFVMVMCHSRMMYVEFTVSQTMEHFLGCHQNAFERFGGIPEKIMVDNLKSAVLKRIVGRLPVFNPRYLDFAKHCGFTICPCGVGKGNEKGRVESGVGYVKKNFLAGLAVSDFSVLNPAAHRWLDTVANVRIHGETGKKPADLFAEERGCLTQLPLHPYDIAVVSPIRASSQFRVTLDTNRYSVPAEYAGARLTLKAYPDRLCIYDNDKLVARHVRSYDRRKDFEHPDHPKELLAQRKNARDQKIFMQFLQISPKAQAYYDQLAHRRMNPRHHIRKIVALSEIYGVEAVARAMTDAFALQAFSSEYIANLLEQRARKLPEPGALHLTRREDLLDITLEQPDINLYDRTLTRSETL, via the coding sequence ATGATCGATTATGAGGCTTTTGTCCGGATCAAGCACTGCCATGAGCAACAGGGGTTGAGCCCTGCCCAGATCGCCGAGGCGCTGGACCTCGACGACCGGACCGTTCGGAAATGGCTTGCCGAAAAGCAATACCGCCCGCGAACGCCGGCCCATCGCAGGAGCAAACTGGACCCCTTTAAATCCTATATCGTCCGTCTGGTGGAAACCCATCCCTATACGGCGGTCCAGGTGTTTCAAAAAATCCGGGAAGAGGGGTTTGACGGTGGCTACACCATCGTCAAGGAATACGTGCAAAAGATCCGGCCGCGAAGGACCCCGCCCTTCCTCAAGCTTTCCTTCGCGCCGGGGGAATGCGCCCAGGTGGACTGGGGCTCGTACGGATCGGTTCCCGTAGGATCTACCAGCCGCCGCCTCAGTTTTTTCGTGATGGTCATGTGTCACAGCCGAATGATGTACGTCGAGTTCACGGTCTCCCAGACCATGGAACACTTCCTGGGCTGCCACCAGAACGCCTTTGAGCGGTTTGGCGGCATCCCCGAAAAAATCATGGTGGACAACCTGAAATCCGCCGTCCTGAAACGCATCGTCGGCAGGCTGCCGGTCTTCAACCCCAGATACCTCGATTTTGCGAAACATTGCGGCTTTACCATCTGTCCCTGCGGGGTCGGCAAGGGAAATGAAAAAGGGCGCGTGGAAAGCGGCGTCGGGTACGTCAAAAAGAATTTCCTGGCCGGGCTTGCCGTGTCCGATTTTTCGGTCCTCAATCCCGCCGCCCATCGCTGGCTCGATACCGTGGCCAATGTCCGCATCCACGGCGAGACCGGAAAGAAGCCTGCAGATCTTTTTGCCGAGGAACGCGGCTGCCTGACCCAGCTGCCGCTTCACCCGTACGACATCGCCGTCGTCTCCCCCATCAGGGCCTCCAGCCAGTTCCGGGTGACCCTGGATACCAACCGCTACTCCGTGCCGGCGGAGTATGCCGGCGCCAGACTCACCCTCAAAGCCTACCCGGACCGGCTCTGCATCTATGACAACGACAAGCTGGTCGCCCGCCATGTCCGCAGCTACGACCGGAGAAAGGACTTCGAGCACCCCGATCATCCGAAGGAGCTCCTGGCCCAGCGGAAAAACGCCCGGGACCAGAAGATCTTCATGCAGTTTCTGCAGATCTCGCCAAAGGCCCAGGCCTATTATGATCAACTGGCCCATCGCCGCATGAACCCCCGCCACCACATCCGGAAGATCGTCGCATTGAGCGAGATCTACGGCGTCGAGGCGGTGGCCCGGGCCATGACGGATGCATTTGCCCTCCAGGCATTCTCGTCCGAGTACATCGCCAACCTGCTCGAGCAGAGAGCCCGAAAACTTCCGGAACCCGGCGCCCTGCATCTGACCCGGCGGGAAGACCTGCTCGACATTACCCTCGAACAGCCGGATATCAACCTCTACGACCGGACGCTGACCCGGTCGGAGACATTATGA
- the istB gene encoding IS21-like element helper ATPase IstB has product MDLDDKTLVENLKVLKLCFIRENYEPMATRAAQKQWPHVQYLAELIDAEAKQRKDRAVQRRIRMARFPQIKTLEQFKWSWPKKINRLQVQNLFRLNFVEEKSNVIFLGGVGLGKTHLAIALGYDACLKGHSVLFASAIDAVNTLTTARAAGRLKDELKKYVKPDLLLLDELGYLPIDKIGADLLFQIISHRYESGALIITTNRTFKDWPEIFNNDTTLTSALLDRLLHHTETVVIEGKSYRMKETIEK; this is encoded by the coding sequence ATGGACCTGGACGACAAAACCCTCGTTGAAAACCTGAAAGTCCTGAAACTCTGCTTTATCCGGGAAAATTATGAACCCATGGCAACCCGGGCCGCACAGAAACAATGGCCCCATGTGCAGTACCTGGCCGAATTGATCGACGCCGAAGCCAAACAGCGAAAGGATCGCGCCGTTCAGCGCCGGATCCGCATGGCGCGCTTCCCCCAGATCAAAACCCTGGAACAGTTCAAATGGAGTTGGCCCAAAAAGATCAACCGCCTTCAGGTGCAGAACCTGTTCAGGCTCAACTTCGTCGAAGAAAAAAGCAATGTAATCTTCCTGGGCGGCGTCGGTCTGGGGAAAACACATCTGGCGATTGCACTCGGGTATGACGCCTGTCTCAAGGGACACTCAGTCCTCTTTGCCTCCGCCATCGACGCCGTCAATACGCTCACCACGGCCAGGGCCGCCGGCCGCCTGAAAGACGAACTGAAAAAGTATGTCAAACCGGATCTCCTCCTCCTGGATGAGCTTGGCTATCTGCCCATCGACAAGATCGGCGCCGATCTCCTCTTCCAGATCATCAGCCATCGGTATGAAAGCGGGGCTCTCATCATCACGACCAACAGGACCTTCAAGGACTGGCCCGAGATCTTCAACAACGACACCACCCTCACGTCGGCGCTCCTTGACCGACTCCTGCATCACACTGAAACCGTGGTCATCGAGGGCAAAAGTTATCGGATGAAAGAAACCATCGAAAAATAA
- a CDS encoding YnfA family protein, protein MLSNYAQATNVRLNGVDPAKEQAVVPLLAIRIKDAAHKNTILEKGEVLLSEVLALQPAHFGRVYAAYGGVFIVISILWGWKIDNIAPVAYDITGGIMALVGVGIIMYWPRPN, encoded by the coding sequence ATGTTGAGCAATTACGCCCAGGCCACCAACGTTCGATTGAACGGCGTAGATCCGGCAAAGGAACAGGCGGTCGTGCCGCTCCTGGCGATACGGATCAAGGATGCCGCCCATAAAAACACGATCCTTGAAAAGGGAGAGGTGCTGCTGTCGGAGGTGTTGGCCTTGCAGCCCGCCCATTTCGGCCGGGTCTATGCCGCCTATGGCGGAGTCTTTATCGTCATCTCGATTTTATGGGGATGGAAAATCGACAACATCGCACCGGTCGCCTATGACATCACAGGGGGCATAATGGCTCTGGTCGGCGTTGGCATCATCATGTATTGGCCTCGGCCGAACTGA
- a CDS encoding DUF72 domain-containing protein, which produces MSNPHGKIRIGTCSWKYPEWEGLVYSAPKGIDYLAEYARKYSTVEIDQWFWSLFTPAAGARLPAPADVLRYRDAVPEGFRFSVKAPNSITLTHYYPRNTGGKPVSNPYFLSPDLFQKFLSLIDPLKPFLGPVMFQFEYLNKMKMPSPGMFRDRLGEFIDRIPEGYAYAMEVRNKSYFTRGYFDFLLEKKLAPVLIEGYWMPPITEVYQKWRDAIQGHSRVVLRLMGKDREGMAKITGNRWDRIVAPKDKDLTAIADIAKDLAKSGAAVYINVNNHYEGCAPATIERIKPLLQGDQARST; this is translated from the coding sequence TGCCCCTAAGGGCATCGACTATCTGGCGGAATACGCCCGGAAATATTCAACGGTGGAGATCGACCAGTGGTTCTGGTCCCTGTTCACGCCCGCAGCCGGAGCCAGGCTCCCCGCGCCGGCCGACGTCCTCCGCTACCGTGACGCCGTGCCCGAAGGCTTCCGCTTTTCCGTCAAGGCCCCCAACAGCATCACCCTCACCCACTATTACCCGAGGAATACGGGCGGCAAACCGGTATCCAATCCTTATTTCCTCTCACCCGACCTGTTCCAAAAGTTCCTGTCCCTGATCGACCCCCTGAAGCCGTTTCTGGGACCTGTCATGTTCCAGTTTGAATACCTGAACAAAATGAAGATGCCGAGCCCCGGGATGTTTCGAGACCGGCTGGGTGAGTTCATCGACCGGATTCCCGAAGGTTACGCCTATGCCATGGAGGTCCGGAACAAGAGCTATTTCACCAGGGGCTATTTCGATTTTCTGCTGGAAAAAAAGTTGGCGCCGGTGCTGATCGAGGGCTACTGGATGCCGCCGATCACCGAGGTCTACCAGAAATGGCGGGATGCGATCCAAGGCCATTCACGGGTCGTCCTCCGGCTGATGGGAAAGGACCGGGAAGGCATGGCAAAAATCACCGGCAACCGCTGGGACAGGATTGTCGCGCCCAAGGATAAAGACCTCACGGCAATCGCGGATATCGCGAAGGATCTGGCGAAAAGCGGGGCGGCGGTCTACATCAACGTGAACAATCACTATGAAGGCTGCGCGCCGGCGACGATTGAGCGGATCAAACCGCTTTTACAAGGCGACCAGGCGCGTTCAACATGA